In Streptomyces sp. Li-HN-5-11, the sequence CCGTCAGCACCAGCTCGGACACGACCCCGGGGTGCGTCTCGGCGTACCGCAGCGCCAGCGCCGACCCCCAGGAAACACCCCACACCAGCCACCGCTCGATCCCGAGGTGCCGCCGCAGCAGCTCCAGGTCGGCCATCACGTGCTCGGTCGTGTTGACGCTCATGTCCGTGCCGTACGCGCTCGCGTGCGGGGTCGAACGCCCGCAGCCGCGCTGATCGAGCAGCACGATCCGGTAGGCGGCGGGGTCGCAGTAGCGCCGGAAGCCCGGTGTGCAGCCTGAGCCGGGGCCGCCGTGGAGCATCACCGCCGGTTTGCCCTCAGGGTTTCCGCAGGTCTCCCAGTACACCTGGTTGCCGTCGCCGACGTCGAGCATGCCGTGGTCGTACGGTTCGGTCTCCGGATACAGGCCCATCGGGGCACCGTAACCGCCGCTGGCGGGACCGTCGCCTCAATTACCGCCGTGCCCGTGCGGCAGCGATCCCGCCGCTTCCGCCGCCGCGATCAGGACCTCCCGGAGCATCGCGGGCGTGAGCTTGCCGGTGAAGGTGTTGCGCTGGCTGACGTGGAAACAGCCGAAGAGATCCAGGCCGCCGAGCGGCACCCGCGCCCCGTGCGCGAAGGCCGGCCTGGGCCGGGGCACCGCCCAGCCCGCCTCGGCGAACGCCGGCAGCGCGGCCTGCCAGCCGAAGGCGCCGAGGACGACCACCGCCCGCAGCGTGGGCCGCAGCAGCCCCAGCTCCTGGACGAGCCAGGACCGGCAGGTGTCCCGCTCGCCGGGCGTCGGCCTGTTGGCGGGCGGTGCGCAGTGCACGGGCGCGGTCACCCGCACGCCGTACAGCTCCAGGCCGTCGCCGGCGGCCACGGAGGTGGGCTGCGAGGCGAGTCCCACGTCGTACAACGCCTCGTACAGCACGTCACCGGAACGGTCCCCGGTGAACATGCGGCCGGTGCGATTGCCGCCGTGCGCGGCGGGGGCCAGGCCGACGATCAGCAGCCGGGCGTCCGGCGGCCCGAAACCGGGCACCGGCCGCCCCCAGTACGCCCAGTCGGCGAAGGCGGCGCGCTTGGTGCGGGCCACCTCCTCACGCCAGGCCACCAGCCGCGGGCAGGCCCGGCAGTCCGCGATCCGCTGGTCGAGGGCGGCGAGGCTGCTGGTTTCCATGCCCTCACCGTATTCCCCGTGCCGGGGCTGCCCGCGTACGGAGGCGGACCGCGTGCTGAGGGTGGCGCGCCACCGTACCGCCGTGCCATCACGGAGCGGCGGGGGCGGACGGCCGGTGCCGGGTGCGGGATGCGGGATGCGGGATGCGGGGTGCGGGGTGCGGGATGCGGGATGCGGGATGCGGGATGCGGGATGCGGGATGCGGGGTGCGGGGTGCGGGGTGCGGGGTGCGGGAAAATGGTCCAGTGACGGCGGACGCGGCGAGCTAAGGTCAGGAGCATGGCTTCCGAGGGTGACCAGGACAGGGACGGACAGGCCTCCGCCGAGGCGAGTGGAGCCGCGCCAGACGCATCGGCTCCGCCGGCTGCCGCGGCGCAGCCCGTGGACCCGAAGGTCGCCGCCGCCATCGCCGCCGCCGAGGCCGCCGGTCCGGCAGCCGGCGAGACCGTACGCATCGACAGCTGGATCTGGGCCGTGCGCCTGGTCAAGACCCGCTCCCTCGGCGCGACCGCCTGCCGGGGCGGACACGTCCGGGTGAACGGGGAGCGCGTGAAGCCCGCCTACTCCGTGCGCGTCGGCGACGAGGTGCGGCTGCGGCAGGAGGGCCGTGAGCGGGTCGTCGTCGTGCGGCGCCTGATCCGCAAGCGCGTCGGCGCTCCCGTGGCCGTCCAGTGCTACATCGACAACTCCCCGCCGCCCCCGCCCCGCGAGGCCGTCGCCCCCATCGCCGTCCGGGACCGCGGCGCCGGCCGCCCCACCAAGCGCGACCGCCGCGAGCTTGAACGCCTTCGCGCCCTGCGTGGCCTCGGCGGCCCGGGTGCGCCGGGCCGTCCGGGTGACGGTTCCGGGGGACGGTGACGGCCGGCCCGGATTCACGCCCGTCGCCGTACCAGCTGCAGCAACTCCGCGTTGCTGCTCCGCCGGGCCCAGGCGATCAGGGCGAGCGGCACGATCAGGATGAGCGGGGTCGCCGCGTACTGTCCGTCGAAGACGGTGAGCTGGACGATGAACGCGCCCACCATCAGCGCGCTCAGCCCCGTCGCCGCCACCGACTGCAGCACCGGGACCAGCAGCCCCACGGCTCCGGCCAGCTCCAGGGCACCGATGGCGTACATGCCCGCGCTGCCCCAGCCGATCCTGACGAAGGACTCCACGGCCGACGGATGCGCGATGAGCTTGGGCAGCGCGCTCGCGATCCCGTAGAAGAGGGCGAGCAGCACCTGAACGGTCCGCAGGGCGGCACGGGTCCGGCGGCCACGGGCCGACGGCATCTCGGCGGCGACGGTGCTCGGCGTGACGGAAGCGGTGGTCTCGGACATGGGGGTCTCCTGCGGGATGCGGTCCGTGCTGCTGTCACAGAGGTAGACCGGTCCCTGTCGCCGAACTCATCGCCGCCCGGCGGATTCGGCACACCTCATTTCCCGCGCTCCTTTCCCGCTCTGCGCGCCCTCACCCACACCCCGTCCTCCGTCAGATTCTTGTCGACCTCCAGCCCCGCCTCCGCCAGCGCCTCCTCGAACTGCCCCTTGGTCAGCGGCCGGGACAGGAACGCCTGCGTCCATGTCGCGTCCGGGAACACATACTCCGCGCGCACCGAGTTCACCCCGTCCCCGACCGGCTCGGCCGACACGATCCGCACGGTGAAACCGGCGGGGTCGACCCTCTCGCGCGGCACGTTCAGGTGGTAGTCCCCTCCCTCCCGCTGGATCAGTACGCAGCCGCCCTCCGCGACGTGCCGCGCGCAGGCACGCAGCAGTCCCCGCCGCACCTCAACGTCCCCCGCGTGCACGAGGAACGACGCGAGCATCACGACGTCGAAGCTCTCGCCCAGGTCGAGGTGCTCGATCGGGCTGCATATCGTCCGGGCCCCACGCACCCGCTCCAGCATCTCCGGCGACTCGTCCACCGCTGTGACGGTGAACCCGCGATCCAGCAGCGCGTGGGTCACGCGCCCCACTCCGCAGCCGAGTTCCAGGATGTGCGCGCCCGGGGGCACGGCCGCGGCGATGATGTCCGGCTCGCTCCCGACGGGCAGCCGCGAGTACAACTCCACCGCACAGCCGTCCGGCGTCATCGTCCCCGGCCCCGTCCCCTGGTGTCCCTCACGGAATGTCAGCTCCATGCCCGTACAACGGCCCGTGTTCGGACGGGAGTTCCAGCCCGGAACCGATTCACCCGTCCGGGTGAGAAGGGGGTCCTGCCGCCACCGGCCCCGGCTCGGGTCCGCCGGTCCGCAGCGGGAACCACCCGTGCCCGATGTACCAGTGGTTACCGGCCCGCAGATGGTCCCCGACGGCCCGCTCGACGGAAGTGCGCCGCGGCAGGCTCTCCACCGGCAGGCCGGGGTCGCCGAAGACGAACCGCACCGGCTCGGTGTCGGCCGGTTCCGTGTCCTCATGGGCCATCCGGAACCGCTCCTGGAACCGGACGATGTTGGACCCGGCCGGCAGATACCGCCGCAGCTGCGGGTCGAGGAGCCAGGAGTGGCAGACGGCTGCCGCGTACTGCTCGTCCGCGAAGTGCCGCGCGAAGAAGTCCCGCGCCAGCTGCACGGAGCGGTCGCAGGCGGCGGGCGACAACGGCCCCAGGCAGTCGGGAATGTGGACGCTCAGGCACAGTGCGCCCGG encodes:
- a CDS encoding uracil-DNA glycosylase, with protein sequence METSSLAALDQRIADCRACPRLVAWREEVARTKRAAFADWAYWGRPVPGFGPPDARLLIVGLAPAAHGGNRTGRMFTGDRSGDVLYEALYDVGLASQPTSVAAGDGLELYGVRVTAPVHCAPPANRPTPGERDTCRSWLVQELGLLRPTLRAVVVLGAFGWQAALPAFAEAGWAVPRPRPAFAHGARVPLGGLDLFGCFHVSQRNTFTGKLTPAMLREVLIAAAEAAGSLPHGHGGN
- a CDS encoding RNA-binding S4 domain-containing protein; protein product: MASEGDQDRDGQASAEASGAAPDASAPPAAAAQPVDPKVAAAIAAAEAAGPAAGETVRIDSWIWAVRLVKTRSLGATACRGGHVRVNGERVKPAYSVRVGDEVRLRQEGRERVVVVRRLIRKRVGAPVAVQCYIDNSPPPPPREAVAPIAVRDRGAGRPTKRDRRELERLRALRGLGGPGAPGRPGDGSGGR
- a CDS encoding class I SAM-dependent methyltransferase; this encodes MELTFREGHQGTGPGTMTPDGCAVELYSRLPVGSEPDIIAAAVPPGAHILELGCGVGRVTHALLDRGFTVTAVDESPEMLERVRGARTICSPIEHLDLGESFDVVMLASFLVHAGDVEVRRGLLRACARHVAEGGCVLIQREGGDYHLNVPRERVDPAGFTVRIVSAEPVGDGVNSVRAEYVFPDATWTQAFLSRPLTKGQFEEALAEAGLEVDKNLTEDGVWVRARRAGKERGK
- a CDS encoding DoxX family protein; its protein translation is MSETTASVTPSTVAAEMPSARGRRTRAALRTVQVLLALFYGIASALPKLIAHPSAVESFVRIGWGSAGMYAIGALELAGAVGLLVPVLQSVAATGLSALMVGAFIVQLTVFDGQYAATPLILIVPLALIAWARRSSNAELLQLVRRRA